The nucleotide window TCAGCATGTGTGCCGCGCTGATCATCGCGTCCTCCCAGGGTTTAGGGGGCTCCATCGAGCCGGCGGCCGCATTGGCAATGTCGTTGAGATCGTGCACGATCTGGCCCCAGTTGGCGAGACGCGTTTCCGCGATCCCCGCCTCCTCAAGCTTCTCCTTCATCCGCGCAAAATCTTTGCGGTCCAGCTCGTCGTCTGGCACCCCGAGTACCTGGTTGACCAAGACGCGGCCGATCCGGCCGGGCATCGTGTACTCCGAGGCGCGGTAGACCACCTTGCGGCCGTATAGCACAGGGATATCCTCGACCCCAGGGATCTCGCCCGGCCATTTGAACGGTGCACTGCGCAACAGCAAGAAGGTGTCGGGCGAGATCCGCTTGATGAAATTCAGAAGATCGTAGACATTCCGGCAGTTCAACAGAGCGCTGGCCGTCCGCATGACGTGCCTCATCAACTGTTCCTCAAGGCGCGGGCTAGCCTGCCAGTTGATGAGGCACCACAGCGCGGCCTGATCCGCCGGATACGGCTCTTCGCGACCTAGAATCCGCTGCAAATCGGTATAGGTAGTATTCGAATCTCGGGCCGTCATAGCGCCCGCCACCAGCCGTCCGTAGAAGGCCTGCGGCTCATGCCCAACCTCCAGGAGAAGGCCGACCTCGTTACTGCCTGCGAAATACCGCTCCAGCCCAGCGGCCACCGTGCCGTAGCGCCGATCTTCAGGATCGTAGGGGCGCAGGTTGGGAAGACCGAGGAAGACATTGAGCATGGCGCGCAGACCGGCGGTCAGGGCGTCGTCGGCGTCCGGTGGGCCCAAGACGGACAGGGCAGTTTGGTAATCACCAAGGGCCATCCAGTCTTCGGCATAGGAGCGGATGCCGAGGCCCCAGCGAGGGCGCTGCATGGGATACCGCAGGAGCGCTGCCGAGGCAGCGGGATCAGGTCGCCCGGCCGCACGATTATGGCGGCCGCTCAGAATGCTGAGGTGGTGCGCACGGTCCACCATATTGAGGGCGTTCGCGTGTTCCAGCGCGACCCGTGCATCTGCATGGGCGTCACGTCGGTGGCCGAGGCTGGCGTGAGCCACACTCAAGGAGGCGTAAGCGTGGACAGCCTCCTCCTGGTCAAGTGTCGAGACACCCTGACGACGGTAGTCCATGTTCAGGAGTGCGTCGTATTGCATCATCTGCACCATCAGCAGCATGCGGATGCCCCGCGCGGGAGCGGGAAGCTCTGGAGACTTCAAGGCGTCGGCCGCCAGCGCCATCTCAACGGTGGTGCCATTGGACAGCAGGTGGGCGCGTCTGATGTTGGCGATGTCCGATGTGCCGGGGATTTTGGCGAGCAGCTCTCGCCAGGGCATTGCCGCCCTCAGCAGGTCCCATGCCGCGGGGTCGGAGCACCGGTCGAGAATTTCTTGAGCGGTGTACGTGGGCAGCGGCTCAGACGCCTTTTCGAGGCTCGACGCATAAGGGTCATTGAGGTCCGTGTTCCACGGCGGCTTGAGCATGCCTTACCATACCGGTAACCCGTGCCTAACGTCTATTCAATATACATTGTTCAGTAATGGCTATCCTTCTTCGTTCCCTGGACGTTATCTCAAGCGTATGACGGCGAATGTACCTGTCCCACACGGGAAAACGGTCGGCGGCATCCGCGTGAGCACCGCTGCCCAGGCCGACCGCTACGGTCCCGAGCGTCAGCGGTCCGACATTCTGGGCGAAGCCGACCGCGCCGGGCTGAGAATTACCGACTGGATCGAGGAATCTGTCAGCGGGGCCGACGAGGAGCGCGGCCTGGAGAACCAGTATTTCGCCCTTGCCCGGGACCATCCAGGCCTGCGCGTGATCTGGAGTCACCCCAATCGGGTGGGTCGTCACGTCGAGGTCACAGTCGGGATCGTCCGGCGGTTGCACAAGCTGGGCGCGGTCGTCCATATCGCCGGGATCGGCAACCTGCGCGACCGGCGCAACTGGCGCGAATTCATCCGGGACGCGGTCGAGGCGGAGAACGACTACAGCACCATCGTTTACAACCTGTCCGCGGGCAAGTTCGCGAAGGCCCAGCGCAACATGTGGCCGCACGGGAAGCAGCCGTTCGGGTACCGCCTGGTGCGCGACGAGCGCGGCCGCTCGACGACCCTGGAGCCGCACCCGGACGACGCGCCGGTCTACCGGACCATCGTCGAGATGTCGCTGGCCGGTCACGGCGCGCAGGCCATCGCCGATCACCTCAACCAGCTCCAGGTGCCCAACATCCGCCCGATTGGTGTCGGCCGCCAGTCCTACGGCTGGGGCGGGACGCCGGTGCGGACCATCCTGTCCAACCCCCGGTATCTCGGCCGCATGGAATACACCGGCCCGGACGGGCAGACGACCACGGTGACCTACCCGCCGCTCATCACGCCGGAGCAGTGGCAGGCGGTGCAGGAGGGGACGGCCGACCGCTTGCGCCAGCGCTCGTCGCGCTCGGACTATCCGGCCCTGTTCGCGGGCCACCTGACGTGCTCTTCCTGCGGCAGCACCATGAGCCTGGAGGTGGACCGCCCGGTCGGCGCGCAGAAACGGTACGCCCGCTACGTCTGCCACTGGCACAACAAGCGCAAGGCGCGCGCGGCGCGCGGCCAGCCCCTGTGCTTAGGCGAGACGCGCTGGCGGGTCACGACGCTCGACGAGATGGGGTGGAGGTTCCTGGTCTACAACCTGACCCAGCCCGAGATCCTGCTGCAGCTGCTCGACGTGGGGGACCTGCCGTTGCCGGACTATTCTCGCCGCCTCGAGGAGATTGACGCCGAGATGGCGAAGGTGCTGGACATGAGCGTGCGCTTGGGCCTGCCGGAGTCGGTGGCCTTGCTGCGCCTGGTCCCGCTGCAGGAAGAGCGGGCGCGGCTTCAGGCGGTCGAGGCGCCGGTGCCGCGAGTGATCACGCCGGAGGACGCGGCGACCATGGCGCAGGGCTTTGCGGAGCGGCTGGCCAGGTTCGAGACCTTCGAGGAGCGGCGGAGTGCGCTGAGGCGTTGGCGGGTGCGCCTGTCGGTGGATATGGACGGGATTGCGGGGATTCAGCTGCGCCCAGGCGAGTAAATTTCCTCACTCACACTTCAAGCGGCATTTTGACAGTTGAGTTAGACACGACTTCCTAAGAGGACGGTGGTGGTCCCCGAACATGACTTCGCTCCCCCGAGAATCTGCCGTACCCCAGAGGGTGAAAACCCAAATTGCGAGAGTCGTGTCATGGCCCTTGATGCCAACCCATACAGCTTCCTCAGACATCCAGAATCTTCCATAGCTAAAAATAGCGTGACATCTTGACTAATAGCGACAAATAGCATAAGTTTATCGCCAGGAGGGTAGGGGATGAATGTTGAGATCGGTTTAGAGACCTATAAGAGGTTAACGCTACTGTTGACTCAGGGCGAGGATTATGACGCACTGATCGGCCGACTTCTGGACGAACGTGAAGTCCGCGAAGGCCCAGGGGACAGCTCGCAGGAAGTTTCCGTTTGGGCTAGGCACGCCATGACTTTCCCCGTCGGCACAAAGCTGTATGCCTCTTCAAAGGGCAAAACGTACACGGCGACTGTGCAGGTTGACGGGCTCGTCATTCCAGAATTTCCAGGTGAGGTATTCCGTTCGCTTTCGGCGGCAGCAATCAAAGTTGCCGGGGGAAATCGAAATGGCCGCACCTTCTGGAAATATCGGGATTCTCAGGGACGGCTCGGCAGTATCGAAAGATTCTCCGATTACGTCTCGAACAGTTAGAAAGGATAATCCATGCATCGACAACGCCTTGAAGCCGTCACGGATTTCTTGCTTGACCCCCGGCACTCGTCAATCGTTGACCAACGGGAACGTAAATATAAGCTTCCTGGGGCCGAAAAAATTCGCGTTCACCTTCAGTGTTTTCTAGATGGGGAGACTGCCCAGGCCAACGTAAATATCGGGAATACACTCGACATTCTGGACTGGCGGGTGGTGGACGGCCTCAATCAAGTAGCGGCGATAGCCCCAGAAACGTTTAAGCGCGCCCTACAAGCACTCTGGAGCCAGCCTCGCACAGGGAAGAACGCCGACGCTTTCTGGGCCACACTTGATCCCGGTCTCGATGTCCTCGCGCCAGATGTGTCGAAGCACTTCAACGGTGTGGGCACCAGAGCAAGCGTAGCTTCCTACTGCCTGTTTTTGGCCGATCCCATGGCCGTTCCTTTTTACCGTCCAGGCTTTGGTGGTAAAGCGATCAACTACCTGTACGAGAAAAACGCGAGTCTGAGCAAATCGTCTCCGGGCGCACTCCTGGATGATTATCATATGCGTTGTAAGTATCTGTTGCGCCACTTCACGGATGCTGGAATCCCTTTGAAGGATCTTCTAGACCTACAAAGTGCACTCTACGCAACCGTACGAGAGCACATTGAAAAGAGTTAAGCAGCGTCTTAATCACTCAGTCCGAGATCAAACTCGGACTGAGTGATTACCAATAAGTACTGAGCTGGCTTTCACCGCTTACGCACGCATCATGACGATGCTCAGCGTGCCAGACAGCATCCAGATGATGACTTCGGCTCGGTAGGCCGCCATGTCCGCGAACTGGGTGACGAACAGCACGCGGGCCTTGTTCAGCGCGGCGCGCAGCTCAGTCACCTGGAACCCCCGCTTCCCGCCGGACGTTCGCCCGCTCCTGATGGCCGAACAGCTCGGCCATCACGGCCTCGATGGGCGGGTCCTCGACCGTGAGGTCGGCCACGTCCAGCTCGGTCAGGAGGCGGGCGGCGCGCGCGCTCACCTCGGCGCGCGGCACGGTCAGTTCGGCGCTCAGGCCGTCACTGGATACGACCGTACCGTAGCGCGCGAGTTCCTCGGCCCCGGCCGGGCGGCGCAGTTGCAGCCGGATGGTCTTGCCGCCCGAGCCGCGCTCGACCAGCCCGGCGAGGTCGCCGTCGAAGACCAGCTCGCCCGCGTCGATCACCAGCACCCGGCGGGCCAGCGCCGTCACGTCGGCCATGTAGTGGCTCGTGAGGATGACGGTCGCGTTGTACCGTTCGTTGTAGTCGCGCACGAACGCGCGCACGGCTTCCTGCATGTTCACGTCCAGGCCGATGGTCGGCTCGTCGAGAAACAGCACGCGCGGGCGGTGCAGCAGCGCGGCGGCGAGTTCGCACTTCATCCGCTCGCCCAGCGACAGCTTGCGCACCTGCTTGTTCAGGATGCCCGACAGACCCAGCACGTCGGTGAACTCGCGCATGGTCGCCCGGTACTGGTCCTCGGGAATCTCGTAGATGGCCTGGTTGACCAGAAAGGAATCCTGGGCAGGCAGGTCCCACATGAGCTGCTGCTTTTGCCCCATCACCAGCGTGATCTGGCGCAGGAACGCGGCCTCGCGGCGCCGCGGCTCGAACCCCGCCACCCGCGCCGTGCCGGATGTGGGGTGCAGCAGCCCCGAAAGCATCTTGAGGGTGGTCGTCTTGCCCGCGCCGTTGGGGCCCAGAAAGCCCACCACCTCGCCGGGCGCGAGGTCGAAGGACACGCCGCGCACCGCCCCGACCTCACGGGTGCGGCGGCGCACGAAGGACCTGAGGCTGCCCATGAATCCGGAGTCCTTCTCGTGAACGGTGTATGTCTTGTTGAGGTCGCGGACGTGGACGGCCGCGTCCGGGGTGGGGGTGGTCATGAAAGCCTCTCTCGGAGCAGTGGGGGAACGTTCGGCGCGCCGCTGCGGACCTTGCCCCGGTGAACAGGGCAGACCCGGCAGTGGGCGTGGGGACCGGAGCATGGACGAACTCCCCCAGCATAGGCACAAGCCCCGCCCCGCGAATGCGCGAAATGGCGGGGCGAATCCTGGCCTCGGTCCGCCGGTGGGCCAGGCGGCCCGTCAGGGCGCGGTCTGGCGCAGCGTCAGGGGCGCGTTCAGGCCCCCGACCCGCAGCGTCCCGGCAAAGTCGCGCCCGGTCACGCGCCCGCTCAGCAGCGCGCCGGCCTTGAGGCTCAGGCCGCTGACCCCGAACCCCAGCAGGCTGGCGTTGAGCCTGGGGGCGTCGCCCGCCGAGATCTCGGCCGTCAGGACGGCCCCGCCCGTCACCGGCAGCAGCGTGCCCGTGGCCCCGAACAGGTCGCCGCTGCTGCGGTTTTCCAGCGTGCCGCTCAGGCGCTGGGTCTGTTCGTCGACCGTGAAGGTCAGGCGGTAACGCTGCGCTCTGAGCAGCACCCGCGCCGAGCCCTCCCACACCTGCACCGGCTGGGGCCGCGCGGCGGGCGCGCAGGCCACCAGCCCCAGCAGGGCCCCGAGGGCGGCGCGTCTCAGGGCTGCTCCTCCGGGGGCTGCGGCACCGGGTAGACCTTGCTGTTCACGGCCTGCAGCCGGCTTTCGGGCTGGCCGTAGGTCGAGTTGATCAGGGCGGTGCGGTTCGCCGTGAACCACGTCTTCAGGGCGGGCCGTTTCGGAAAGATCTGGGCCGCCATGACCTTCTCGGCCTCGGCGCCGCGCCCGGCCAGGATCATGTTGGCGAAGTAGCCGCTCAGCACCGGCTTGAGGTTGTCGACCTGTGTTCCGGGCCGGAGACCCTCGGTGATGATCTTCAGCTCGCGCGCCGCCTCCTGCGCGGGCACGTAGGCGTACAGGCGGGTACGGTCGGCCAGCCGCACGCCGTCCCAGCCCAGCACCGTGCTCAGGAACGGACTCTCGGCGAAGGACCAGTCGTAGTAGGTGAGCGTATTGCTGCCCCAAACGAATTCCTTCACGCCGTCGCCGTTCAGGTCGCGCCACGCGCCGGGGTCGTCGCCTGCGTCGAAGACCGCCAGATTCTCCAGGCGGCCCGTGTCCTGCGTGAACACGTACATGGTCGTGCAGCAGTGCGCGCCGCCACTGTAGGCGCTCAGGACCAGTTCGGGCGCGCCGCCGGGCCGGATAGGTTGCAGCTCGGCGTCCACGTTCCAGTCCTTGACGGTCAGGAGGGTGCGCCCCGCCTGCCTGACGACCACGGCCGAGTCGGTGTCGCCCGACAGGGACGTGCGCGGCGTCACCTGCACGCTGTAGGCCCCCCAGGTCAGGGTGCGCGGCAGGCCGAAGGGGTGGGCGTCGTCCTGGGCGTGCGCCGTGCCCAGGGCGGCCAGCAGGGTGAGGGCGAGAGACAGTCGTTTCATCGGGAATCCTCCAGGGTGAGGGCGAGGCCCAGCAGCCGCGCGTCGTCGTTGTGGTGGCCCACGAGCTGCGCGCCGATCCAGGGCGCGGCGGTGGGCAGCGCCAGGGTCGGGGCGCCCAGCAGGCTGAAGGGCGTGGTGAGGCGCAGCACGGCGCGGCGCAGGGGCAACGGCCCGCCTTCCAGGTCCACCTCGTCCTGCCCGGCCAGCGGGGGCGGCGTGGGCACGGCGGGGGCCAGCAGCACGTCGTACCTGTCCAGCAGCGCGTCCAGCTCCGCGCGGTAGGCGGCGCGCCGCGCGAAGGCCGCCGCGACCTCGGCCTCTTCCAGCGCCGCG belongs to Deinococcus sp. Leaf326 and includes:
- a CDS encoding DUF2924 domain-containing protein is translated as MNVEIGLETYKRLTLLLTQGEDYDALIGRLLDEREVREGPGDSSQEVSVWARHAMTFPVGTKLYASSKGKTYTATVQVDGLVIPEFPGEVFRSLSAAAIKVAGGNRNGRTFWKYRDSQGRLGSIERFSDYVSNS
- a CDS encoding ATP-binding cassette domain-containing protein, whose translation is MTTPTPDAAVHVRDLNKTYTVHEKDSGFMGSLRSFVRRRTREVGAVRGVSFDLAPGEVVGFLGPNGAGKTTTLKMLSGLLHPTSGTARVAGFEPRRREAAFLRQITLVMGQKQQLMWDLPAQDSFLVNQAIYEIPEDQYRATMREFTDVLGLSGILNKQVRKLSLGERMKCELAAALLHRPRVLFLDEPTIGLDVNMQEAVRAFVRDYNERYNATVILTSHYMADVTALARRVLVIDAGELVFDGDLAGLVERGSGGKTIRLQLRRPAGAEELARYGTVVSSDGLSAELTVPRAEVSARAARLLTELDVADLTVEDPPIEAVMAELFGHQERANVRREAGVPGD
- a CDS encoding recombinase family protein, translating into MSTAAQADRYGPERQRSDILGEADRAGLRITDWIEESVSGADEERGLENQYFALARDHPGLRVIWSHPNRVGRHVEVTVGIVRRLHKLGAVVHIAGIGNLRDRRNWREFIRDAVEAENDYSTIVYNLSAGKFAKAQRNMWPHGKQPFGYRLVRDERGRSTTLEPHPDDAPVYRTIVEMSLAGHGAQAIADHLNQLQVPNIRPIGVGRQSYGWGGTPVRTILSNPRYLGRMEYTGPDGQTTTVTYPPLITPEQWQAVQEGTADRLRQRSSRSDYPALFAGHLTCSSCGSTMSLEVDRPVGAQKRYARYVCHWHNKRKARAARGQPLCLGETRWRVTTLDEMGWRFLVYNLTQPEILLQLLDVGDLPLPDYSRRLEEIDAEMAKVLDMSVRLGLPESVALLRLVPLQEERARLQAVEAPVPRVITPEDAATMAQGFAERLARFETFEERRSALRRWRVRLSVDMDGIAGIQLRPGE